A single genomic interval of uncultured Desulfobulbus sp. harbors:
- a CDS encoding TolC family protein — MRLICCLGNYYEGCIILRFQTYSMLRSTFAVTFLFLLLLAVTLPGCGPKDKDLPSQAKIMYPALFNTGEVIDHAKNKSLSWPQSRWWTLYNDPQLNRLVEGAIHDNPSIKIARVREQLAALQSKEVHSSLLPSLETSSLFMQERFTENQFYRAPYAGNVYWNNQITNDLNYQLDLWGQNRSAFATSLDVAQMAAAEQKEVTLTLQTAVVRTYLRLSLFYFLHDIGQQTLQQRTDIFHVTQ; from the coding sequence TTGCGTCTTATTTGTTGCCTTGGCAATTATTACGAAGGTTGTATTATATTGCGTTTTCAAACGTACTCTATGCTTCGCTCAACTTTCGCTGTAACATTCCTCTTTCTGCTGTTATTGGCCGTAACTTTGCCGGGATGCGGTCCCAAAGATAAAGATCTCCCCAGTCAGGCCAAGATAATGTATCCTGCTCTGTTCAATACCGGTGAGGTCATCGACCATGCGAAAAATAAAAGTCTCTCCTGGCCACAAAGTCGCTGGTGGACGTTGTACAACGACCCGCAACTCAATCGACTGGTGGAGGGCGCCATCCATGACAACCCCAGTATAAAAATTGCCAGGGTACGCGAGCAGCTCGCTGCTTTGCAGTCCAAGGAGGTTCATTCGTCGTTGTTACCCTCGCTTGAAACCTCCTCCTTGTTCATGCAGGAACGATTTACGGAAAATCAATTCTATCGCGCACCCTATGCGGGTAATGTGTACTGGAACAATCAGATCACCAACGACCTCAATTACCAACTCGACCTGTGGGGGCAGAACAGATCGGCATTTGCCACCTCCCTTGACGTGGCACAGATGGCAGCCGCCGAGCAAAAGGAAGTTACCTTAACCCTGCAAACAGCGGTCGTGCGAACCTATCTGCGCCTTTCCCTTTTCTATTTTCTGCACGATATCGGACAACAAACACTTCAACAGCGCACTGATATTTTCCACGTCACCCAATAA
- a CDS encoding FUSC family protein, whose translation MDWPFTAGATLYRNFLCYAFVLAGYTAAMVGMTNIANPYGFFDYTVGRCSEVMVGILCSALISDLVFPQSLRPPILATIQQA comes from the coding sequence ATGGATTGGCCTTTTACCGCAGGGGCAACGCTGTACCGTAATTTTCTTTGTTATGCCTTCGTTCTTGCGGGATATACTGCTGCTATGGTCGGAATGACCAACATTGCCAATCCTTACGGATTTTTTGATTATACCGTAGGGCGTTGCTCCGAGGTCATGGTGGGCATCCTGTGTTCGGCTTTAATCAGCGATCTGGTATTTCCGCAAAGTTTGCGTCCGCCAATATTAGCCACCATTCAACAGGCCTAG
- a CDS encoding (2Fe-2S)-binding protein, which produces MEPDERMMARLKAGCVCKGVKLIRLIEAIEHGAATVAEVQQACGIGDGACNGKRCGEKIRQLLASPKGSASMEDELRP; this is translated from the coding sequence ATGGAGCCGGATGAACGAATGATGGCCCGGCTCAAAGCCGGCTGCGTCTGCAAGGGAGTCAAATTGATCCGCCTGATAGAGGCGATCGAACATGGAGCAGCCACCGTTGCCGAAGTACAGCAGGCCTGCGGCATCGGCGATGGTGCCTGCAATGGCAAACGCTGTGGGGAAAAAATACGGCAGTTGCTCGCTTCACCCAAGGGGAGTGCGTCCATGGAAGATGAGCTCAGACCATAA
- a CDS encoding TolC family protein, with amino-acid sequence MQAIGFDRLLSNSSLTYGLAPALHLPLFDGGHLQSQLGMAHCAYNIAVEQYNQSLLQALEEISNRLVALDSLQRQQNEAHQAKQLSDHAYAVILKAYRAGLANYLSVLNAQEQTLVQTNHCAQIDAQYLEAYALLMQALGGGAAQGGLVPVNQHEGPSRS; translated from the coding sequence TTGCAGGCCATCGGTTTTGACCGACTCCTCAGTAATAGCTCGCTCACCTACGGTTTGGCACCAGCGCTCCATCTTCCTCTCTTTGACGGGGGACACTTACAAAGCCAATTGGGCATGGCCCATTGTGCCTACAATATCGCGGTTGAACAGTACAACCAGAGTCTTCTACAAGCCCTCGAAGAGATTTCCAATAGGCTGGTTGCACTTGATTCTTTGCAGCGTCAACAAAATGAAGCCCATCAGGCCAAACAACTTTCTGATCATGCCTATGCCGTTATCCTGAAGGCGTACAGAGCCGGTTTGGCCAACTATCTGTCAGTACTCAACGCACAGGAGCAGACTCTTGTGCAAACAAATCACTGTGCTCAGATCGATGCACAATACCTGGAAGCTTATGCGTTGTTGATGCAAGCACTCGGAGGAGGCGCCGCTCAAGGTGGCCTTGTGCCAGTAAATCAGCATGAAGGACCATCACGATCATGA
- a CDS encoding EscU/YscU/HrcU family type III secretion system export apparatus switch protein — MSVENENRTVKKAVALLYDQKKSAAPRVVASGTHLLADKIIAIAKEAGVAIKEDKDLVELLAKVPLGEEIPADLYQTVAEVLAFVYMVNEKYKDAKK, encoded by the coding sequence ATGTCGGTGGAAAACGAAAACAGAACCGTCAAAAAAGCGGTCGCCCTGCTCTATGACCAGAAAAAGTCCGCCGCTCCCCGGGTCGTGGCCAGCGGGACCCATCTGCTTGCCGACAAGATCATTGCCATCGCAAAAGAGGCAGGCGTGGCGATCAAGGAAGACAAAGACCTGGTTGAGCTTCTGGCCAAGGTGCCCCTGGGAGAGGAGATTCCCGCAGATTTGTACCAGACCGTTGCCGAGGTATTGGCCTTTGTCTATATGGTGAATGAAAAATACAAGGATGCAAAAAAATGA
- a CDS encoding TerC family protein has product MEWLLDIGVWSSLLTLTVLEIVLGIDNIVFLTLLVSKVPVHQRSFARQFGLLAAMGTRILLLISVAWLAKLVTPLFAVMQHPVSGRDLVLLAGGLFLIYKAVMEIHGSLEGGGEVHGPKHLATNLPMVIAQIAVIDIVFSLDSVITAVGLAEHLWVMIAAIVLAIGVMMFSARPIGDFVEQHPTVKMLALSFLVLVGVALVAEGTGHEMPKGYLYFAMAFSFIVEMLNLRLRKKNIPVHLHSPHQQLEHKKLSQ; this is encoded by the coding sequence ATGGAGTGGTTGTTGGATATCGGCGTCTGGAGTTCCCTCCTGACCCTGACCGTTCTCGAAATCGTCCTGGGGATCGACAACATTGTCTTTCTCACCCTACTGGTGAGTAAGGTTCCGGTGCATCAGCGCAGTTTTGCCCGTCAATTCGGTTTGCTTGCCGCTATGGGCACGCGTATCCTGCTGCTGATATCGGTCGCCTGGCTGGCCAAACTGGTCACCCCATTATTTGCCGTCATGCAGCATCCGGTCTCAGGCCGAGATCTGGTCCTCCTGGCAGGGGGTCTTTTCCTCATTTACAAGGCGGTCATGGAAATTCACGGCAGCCTTGAGGGGGGGGGAGAAGTTCATGGCCCCAAACACCTGGCAACCAACCTGCCCATGGTCATTGCCCAGATAGCGGTGATCGATATCGTTTTTTCCCTGGATTCGGTTATCACCGCGGTAGGCCTTGCAGAGCATCTCTGGGTCATGATCGCGGCCATCGTGCTTGCCATTGGGGTGATGATGTTTTCGGCAAGACCAATTGGTGACTTCGTTGAGCAACATCCCACAGTTAAGATGTTGGCGCTCTCTTTTCTCGTCCTGGTCGGCGTAGCCCTGGTCGCCGAAGGAACCGGGCATGAAATGCCCAAAGGATATCTCTACTTTGCCATGGCCTTTTCCTTTATCGTTGAAATGCTCAACCTCCGGCTTCGCAAAAAAAATATTCCAGTGCATCTCCACTCGCCCCATCAACAGCTTGAGCACAAAAAGCTCAGTCAATAA
- a CDS encoding nitroreductase family protein, with protein sequence MELFTIDQQTCRKDGLCALVCPLGIIDGPPGQIPLAVANAEPLCIRCGHCVAICPSASFHHRDMDPALCPPVQPELQLNAAQSEHFLRSRRSIRVYRQQPVERATLQRLIEISSCAPTAINSQGVRWLVLDNRQTLERLAALVIDWMRWLKTEMPDLALSLHVDRVIERWQGGDDGILRHAPVLIVAYGEANSRMAPTSCTIALSYLELAATGLGLGTCWAGYFNAAANTYPPLREALPLSKDQQCYGAMMVGYAKFHYCRLPTRKHPDITWVD encoded by the coding sequence ATGGAACTGTTCACAATTGATCAACAAACCTGCCGCAAAGATGGGCTCTGTGCCCTGGTCTGCCCCTTGGGGATCATCGATGGCCCTCCGGGACAGATCCCGCTTGCCGTAGCCAATGCCGAACCCCTGTGTATCCGTTGCGGCCATTGCGTGGCCATCTGTCCCAGTGCCAGTTTTCACCACCGCGATATGGATCCTGCTCTCTGCCCGCCCGTCCAGCCGGAGTTGCAACTCAATGCTGCGCAATCCGAGCATTTTCTCAGGTCCCGCCGCTCCATTCGCGTCTATAGACAACAACCCGTGGAGCGGGCAACCTTGCAGCGATTGATCGAAATCTCGAGCTGCGCCCCCACTGCAATCAATTCGCAGGGCGTCCGGTGGCTGGTTCTGGACAACCGGCAGACCCTGGAGCGACTGGCAGCTCTGGTCATCGACTGGATGCGGTGGCTCAAGACGGAGATGCCGGATCTGGCCCTTTCACTCCATGTGGATCGAGTTATAGAGCGCTGGCAGGGCGGGGACGATGGCATTTTGCGTCACGCACCGGTCCTGATCGTTGCCTATGGTGAAGCCAATAGCCGCATGGCGCCGACTTCCTGCACCATTGCGTTGAGTTATTTGGAACTTGCTGCCACCGGTCTGGGGCTCGGTACCTGCTGGGCCGGATATTTCAATGCCGCGGCCAATACCTACCCGCCATTGAGGGAGGCTCTGCCACTCTCCAAAGACCAGCAATGTTACGGGGCAATGATGGTCGGGTATGCGAAATTCCATTACTGTCGGTTGCCGACACGAAAACATCCGGACATTACCTGGGTTGATTGA
- a CDS encoding AI-2E family transporter — protein MAVIHIIKGYILNPRVYGGYMRINSVIILILLTIGGKLFGLWGLILGVPVCTYILGHAIRSRELDLLMGWLNTR, from the coding sequence ATCGCTGTCATTCACATCATCAAAGGCTATATCCTCAATCCGCGGGTCTACGGCGGCTACATGCGGATTAATTCAGTTATCATCTTGATTCTTTTAACCATTGGCGGCAAACTGTTCGGTTTATGGGGACTGATTCTCGGCGTTCCCGTCTGCACCTATATTTTGGGTCACGCCATCCGCTCCAGGGAGCTGGACCTCTTGATGGGGTGGCTGAACACACGGTAA
- a CDS encoding NifB/NifX family molybdenum-iron cluster-binding protein, whose translation MNIAVSASGVTPECLVYEDFAKTPYLLIVNVDTMECNPIEHTPSPGSEEELARSVVSNRCEAVITGRLSETAFDILADDGITRLSGGNMTVKNALAAMERRELSLIRNAQGTDDCSGTHHH comes from the coding sequence TGAATGCCTCGTTTATGAAGATTTTGCCAAGACACCCTACCTTCTTATCGTCAATGTTGACACAATGGAGTGCAATCCCATAGAACATACCCCTTCCCCTGGATCTGAAGAAGAGTTAGCTAGATCTGTGGTGTCGAATCGTTGTGAGGCTGTCATTACCGGAAGGTTGTCCGAAACAGCCTTCGATATTCTCGCAGATGATGGAATCACCAGATTATCGGGGGGCAATATGACGGTTAAAAATGCGTTGGCGGCCATGGAGCGACGCGAGTTGAGCCTGATACGCAATGCGCAAGGCACAGATGATTGCTCTGGCACCCATCATCATTGA
- a CDS encoding superoxide dismutase codes for MEHKLPEISYAYDALEPFIDARTMEIHHTKHHQAYITNLNAALKDQPDLAAMSLEKLLKNLNEVPEAIRTAVRNHGGGHANHSIFWPSLKKDVAAQGPVVDAIIKKFGSFDAFKEQFSAAAVKLFGSGWAWLAVDKGDLTILTTANQDNPIMTDKAPVLGVDVWEHAYYLLYQNRRPDYVANFFNVINWEKINEYYLKAIGK; via the coding sequence ATGGAACACAAACTTCCTGAAATTTCCTATGCCTATGATGCATTAGAGCCCTTTATCGATGCCCGGACTATGGAGATTCATCATACCAAGCATCACCAAGCCTATATCACCAATCTCAACGCCGCTCTCAAAGACCAGCCAGACTTGGCGGCCATGAGTTTGGAGAAACTGCTCAAAAATCTTAACGAGGTTCCGGAAGCCATTCGCACCGCTGTGCGTAATCACGGCGGAGGTCACGCTAATCACAGCATTTTCTGGCCGAGTCTGAAAAAAGATGTGGCGGCACAAGGACCGGTTGTGGATGCGATCATCAAAAAGTTCGGTAGCTTTGACGCTTTCAAGGAGCAGTTTTCCGCCGCTGCGGTCAAATTGTTTGGTAGCGGTTGGGCCTGGCTGGCCGTAGACAAGGGCGATCTGACGATCCTCACCACAGCCAACCAGGATAATCCCATCATGACGGACAAGGCACCGGTTCTTGGCGTGGATGTGTGGGAGCATGCCTACTATCTGCTCTATCAGAACCGGAGACCGGACTATGTGGCCAACTTCTTCAATGTGATTAACTGGGAGAAGATTAACGAATATTATCTCAAGGCTATCGGCAAATAG
- the uvrC gene encoding excinuclease ABC subunit UvrC, with protein MTSPASPSTTAPPSSPAPLTAEFLATVSHGPGVYQMLGKKQVLYVGKARDLRKRLAQYAHYTGPAHSKTAVMLSHVQRVETILTTTEKEALILEASLIKQHRPRYNVILRDDKNYPLIKVTIRDPWPRVVVTRKRLRDGNRYFGPYSSTTAMRATLALLYGQFPLRRCKTMRERSRPCLNFQMGRCLAPCAGKVDSAEYQRMVREVLLILEGKVDEVVKELTSKMEQAAEQLAFEKAAIYRDQIRGLTKTIEHQAIVADHHLDQDVFGIHRQDASVGIALLFVRGGMITGAQNFFLADPLGEDDSLLSQTIGQFYSAERQPPRELLLPFVLEDRELIAERLAEFREGPVSLLAPQRGKRMQLMQMAAANAAQIFSEKAKKEQSWETLAASLQAKLRLLNKPETIECLDISNLLGKQAVGSLVCFVQGEKEAKHFRHYRIRSQDTPDDYAMMREVLERRMSKGVEEDRLPDMLLIDGGKGQLQVAFDVLATFDLLGRIDLVSIAKEKEDEGEKLFKPGRKNPILLPAHSPVLLYLMRIRDESHRFGITFHRKLRGKDQLRSQLDSLEGVGPKRKQLLLKHLGSLKRINEAGPDELAQVPGIGVELASQIYNQLHPQGEASCTANADKIQQTLMEKSIDGAG; from the coding sequence TTGACCTCCCCAGCATCACCCTCAACGACAGCCCCCCCCTCTTCCCCTGCCCCGCTCACCGCTGAGTTCCTGGCCACGGTCAGCCATGGACCGGGCGTCTACCAGATGCTTGGCAAAAAGCAGGTGCTCTATGTGGGTAAGGCCCGTGATCTGCGCAAACGGTTGGCCCAATATGCCCATTACACCGGCCCCGCCCACTCCAAGACCGCCGTCATGCTCTCCCATGTGCAGCGGGTCGAGACCATCCTCACCACCACCGAGAAGGAGGCACTGATCCTCGAGGCCTCGCTGATCAAACAGCATCGACCGCGCTACAACGTCATTCTCCGTGACGATAAAAACTATCCCCTGATCAAGGTCACCATCCGCGACCCCTGGCCGCGGGTGGTGGTGACCCGCAAGCGGTTGCGTGACGGCAACCGCTACTTTGGTCCCTACTCCTCGACCACCGCCATGCGCGCCACCCTTGCCCTCCTCTACGGCCAGTTTCCCCTGCGCCGCTGCAAGACCATGCGCGAACGAAGCCGCCCCTGCCTCAACTTTCAGATGGGCCGTTGCCTTGCGCCCTGTGCGGGCAAGGTGGACAGCGCCGAATACCAGCGCATGGTTCGCGAAGTCCTGCTGATTCTCGAGGGTAAGGTCGACGAGGTGGTGAAAGAACTGACCTCCAAGATGGAGCAGGCCGCCGAACAGTTGGCCTTTGAAAAGGCGGCAATCTACCGGGACCAAATCCGAGGCCTGACCAAGACCATCGAGCATCAGGCCATTGTCGCCGACCATCACCTTGACCAGGATGTGTTCGGCATCCATCGTCAGGACGCCTCGGTGGGCATAGCCCTGCTCTTTGTTCGCGGTGGCATGATCACCGGGGCGCAGAATTTTTTCCTGGCCGATCCCCTTGGAGAGGACGACAGCCTGCTCAGCCAGACCATTGGCCAATTTTACTCAGCCGAGCGTCAGCCGCCACGGGAACTGCTGCTTCCCTTTGTCCTCGAGGATCGGGAGCTGATCGCAGAGCGGCTGGCTGAGTTCCGGGAAGGGCCGGTCTCGCTGCTCGCGCCGCAGCGCGGCAAACGCATGCAGCTGATGCAGATGGCTGCGGCCAATGCGGCCCAGATATTTTCGGAAAAGGCCAAGAAGGAGCAGAGTTGGGAGACGCTCGCCGCCAGCCTGCAGGCCAAGCTGCGGTTGCTGAACAAACCGGAAACCATCGAATGTCTGGATATCTCCAACCTCCTGGGCAAGCAGGCGGTTGGCTCGCTGGTCTGTTTCGTTCAGGGGGAAAAGGAGGCCAAGCACTTTCGCCATTACCGCATTCGCAGCCAGGATACCCCGGACGATTACGCGATGATGCGCGAGGTCCTGGAACGGCGGATGAGCAAGGGGGTCGAGGAGGACCGGCTGCCGGATATGCTGCTCATCGACGGCGGCAAGGGCCAGTTGCAGGTGGCCTTTGATGTGCTGGCAACCTTTGATCTCCTCGGGCGCATTGACCTGGTCTCCATCGCCAAGGAAAAGGAGGATGAAGGGGAAAAGCTGTTCAAGCCCGGCCGCAAGAATCCGATCTTGCTCCCGGCCCACTCGCCGGTGCTGTTGTACCTGATGCGCATCCGCGACGAATCCCACCGCTTCGGCATCACCTTTCACCGCAAGCTGCGCGGCAAGGACCAACTGCGCTCACAGCTCGATAGCCTCGAGGGCGTCGGCCCGAAGCGCAAGCAGTTGCTGCTCAAACACCTGGGATCGCTTAAACGGATCAACGAGGCCGGACCGGACGAGCTGGCCCAGGTACCGGGTATCGGTGTGGAACTGGCCAGCCAAATCTACAATCAGCTCCACCCGCAGGGAGAGGCGTCCTGCACCGCAAACGCGGATAAAATCCAACAAACCTTGATGGAGAAGTCAATTGATGGAGCCGGATGA
- a CDS encoding MarR family transcriptional regulator yields the protein MQNFDDFIYSESIGYLISMAGIQYKSKIWDCLKPYDLTPEQWVILNKLFDEDGISQRELAQRVVKNHPNTTRILDKMEQKGLIRRLADPHDRRAFQIYLTLAGAQIRDEVVPLLAEVYKLSIRGFNDQDIFTLKQLLARFSDNLT from the coding sequence ATGCAAAATTTCGACGATTTTATATACAGTGAAAGTATTGGTTACCTGATCAGTATGGCGGGAATCCAGTACAAGTCCAAAATCTGGGATTGCCTGAAGCCCTACGATCTTACGCCTGAACAATGGGTCATTCTCAATAAACTTTTTGACGAAGATGGAATCAGTCAACGAGAATTGGCTCAAAGAGTTGTCAAAAATCATCCCAACACAACCCGCATACTTGATAAGATGGAACAAAAGGGCCTCATTCGCCGTCTCGCAGATCCCCATGATCGACGAGCCTTTCAGATATATCTCACTTTAGCGGGCGCACAAATCAGAGATGAAGTTGTGCCATTGCTTGCAGAAGTATATAAACTGAGTATCCGTGGATTTAACGATCAGGATATATTCACCTTAAAACAGTTGCTTGCTCGATTTTCCGACAACTTGACCTGA
- a CDS encoding efflux RND transporter periplasmic adaptor subunit, protein MHTTKIQLIVKVVVTLAVFFGAIFASMALWDRYMHSAWTRDGRIRANVIDVAPDVSGAVTEMAVKDNQYVKKGELQLVIDQARYRLALSQAQAHLLAREAERTMRTREAKRGSSVGNDVVSHENKENAIGLAESADALYQEAVAAVDLAKLNLTRTEVRSPVDGYITNLSVHAGDFVTVGVPKLAVVDKNSYWVYGYFEENKLPLFQPGDVAEIRLLGTETVLHGHVESFSRGITDRDNPTGGELLANVNPVFQWGRLAQRVPVRISIDSIPEDIPLAAGMTCTLVISPKKVVKVLQKPMVQGANS, encoded by the coding sequence ATGCACACAACAAAAATTCAGTTGATTGTCAAAGTCGTTGTCACCCTTGCCGTCTTTTTCGGGGCGATTTTTGCCAGCATGGCTCTTTGGGATCGCTATATGCACTCTGCCTGGACAAGAGACGGACGAATACGGGCCAATGTTATTGATGTCGCTCCGGATGTTTCCGGTGCAGTAACCGAGATGGCGGTCAAGGACAATCAGTATGTCAAGAAAGGGGAGCTGCAGTTGGTCATTGATCAGGCACGGTATCGTCTGGCCCTTTCCCAGGCCCAGGCACACCTTCTTGCCCGAGAGGCCGAGCGGACGATGCGAACACGGGAGGCAAAGAGAGGCTCGTCCGTGGGAAACGATGTGGTCTCCCATGAGAACAAGGAAAATGCCATAGGCCTTGCCGAAAGTGCCGATGCGCTCTACCAAGAGGCGGTGGCTGCGGTTGATCTGGCCAAGCTCAACTTGACACGAACGGAGGTTCGTTCACCGGTGGACGGGTATATAACCAATCTTTCCGTTCATGCCGGAGATTTTGTAACGGTCGGTGTCCCCAAATTGGCGGTGGTCGATAAAAATTCGTATTGGGTCTACGGTTATTTTGAGGAAAACAAATTACCCTTGTTTCAACCTGGAGATGTTGCCGAAATTCGACTTTTGGGGACGGAAACAGTCCTCCATGGCCATGTGGAGAGTTTTTCGCGTGGTATAACCGATAGGGACAACCCGACCGGAGGGGAACTCCTGGCCAACGTCAATCCAGTCTTTCAGTGGGGGCGTTTGGCCCAGCGGGTGCCGGTTCGAATCAGTATTGACAGTATTCCTGAGGATATTCCCCTTGCCGCAGGCATGACCTGCACCCTTGTGATCTCACCAAAAAAAGTGGTGAAGGTGCTGCAGAAACCAATGGTGCAGGGGGCAAACAGCTGA
- a CDS encoding transglycosylase SLT domain-containing protein, translating to MARPAPDKDTKSPKKKSNPPAEQAPLKEDTPKETSSPKKTAKPRTRKKTARKKIPKKPPTSKRLVALLLSLEILGLLFSLLTAVVVVLGYAAGKFSGTEFFTHLLPFTLGVTALIVVTATLLLGWLRLRRWVRPRFLFLPPALALVLALSVGGLTLRGDFFFAFSQFRILVGAKEEAARVTLTHQIFAAYRRLDAVQEQILIDRARAYGEPMDEAAESYGLDPDLLRGLAATESSFLPRDSKDGGKGLFQITQVPQHILLGTAKLLGVEKVDVENYHHNAFVAAATLRYYLRQMNDDLFLGLLAYNIGPQNGGLRFIMQQYGATDFITIQPYLQQLPRDYPIRVLSHALAFRLYRTMDKLPAYEKGLNAVRIQHIGIPGM from the coding sequence ATGGCCCGGCCTGCTCCCGACAAGGATACAAAATCCCCAAAAAAGAAGTCTAACCCGCCGGCTGAGCAAGCTCCTCTCAAGGAAGATACGCCCAAAGAAACGAGTTCCCCCAAAAAAACGGCCAAGCCCAGGACACGAAAGAAAACCGCCCGTAAAAAGATCCCCAAGAAGCCGCCGACATCCAAAAGACTGGTGGCCCTGTTGCTCAGTCTGGAGATCCTGGGACTGCTGTTCTCCCTGCTCACCGCGGTGGTGGTGGTCCTGGGATACGCCGCGGGAAAATTTTCCGGGACCGAATTTTTTACCCACCTGCTCCCCTTCACCCTGGGCGTGACCGCCCTGATCGTTGTTACCGCTACCCTGCTTCTGGGGTGGCTGCGTCTCAGACGGTGGGTACGTCCCCGATTTCTCTTTCTCCCCCCTGCCCTGGCCCTGGTTCTGGCCCTGAGCGTCGGTGGCCTGACCCTGCGGGGTGATTTTTTCTTTGCCTTTTCTCAATTTCGCATCCTGGTCGGCGCTAAGGAAGAGGCAGCTCGAGTCACCCTCACCCACCAGATATTTGCCGCCTACCGTCGACTCGACGCCGTCCAGGAACAGATACTCATTGACCGGGCCCGCGCCTATGGCGAGCCCATGGACGAGGCCGCCGAGTCCTACGGTCTTGATCCTGATCTATTGCGCGGGCTTGCGGCCACCGAATCCTCGTTTTTACCCCGTGATAGCAAGGATGGCGGCAAGGGGCTCTTCCAGATCACCCAGGTTCCCCAGCACATCCTTCTCGGTACAGCCAAACTGCTGGGCGTGGAAAAAGTTGACGTAGAAAATTATCACCACAATGCCTTTGTCGCCGCAGCCACCCTCCGCTACTACCTGCGCCAGATGAACGATGATCTCTTTCTGGGATTGCTTGCCTACAATATTGGCCCCCAAAACGGTGGTCTGCGCTTTATCATGCAACAGTACGGCGCCACCGATTTCATCACCATCCAACCCTATCTACAACAGCTGCCACGGGACTACCCCATCCGCGTTCTCTCCCATGCGCTTGCCTTTCGCCTCTATCGCACGATGGATAAACTCCCGGCATACGAGAAGGGGCTCAATGCGGTCCGCATTCAGCATATCGGCATTCCAGGAATGTAG
- a CDS encoding NADPH-dependent FMN reductase, which yields MRQYTIAVIVGSLRKESFNRQLANALAKLAPDEFTFNLVDIGTLPLYNQDDDATPAPEVVQFKETIKAADGLLFVTPEYNRSIPGVLKNALDQASRPYGQSVWGGKPGAVVGMTIGPSGTAMAQQHLRNILAYLDVATMGQPEVFLQNNEGFFDENGNIGAPSRDFLQGWMDRFVAWVKRQVD from the coding sequence ATGCGTCAATATACAATTGCCGTTATCGTCGGCAGCCTTCGCAAAGAATCATTCAACCGCCAATTGGCCAATGCACTGGCCAAACTGGCTCCTGATGAGTTTACCTTCAACCTGGTCGATATCGGTACGCTGCCCCTCTACAATCAGGACGACGATGCCACCCCGGCCCCGGAGGTTGTTCAATTTAAGGAAACCATCAAGGCCGCTGACGGTCTGCTGTTTGTCACTCCGGAGTACAACCGATCCATTCCCGGCGTGCTGAAAAATGCCCTGGATCAGGCTTCACGGCCCTACGGGCAAAGCGTTTGGGGCGGAAAACCAGGTGCAGTGGTTGGTATGACCATTGGCCCTTCGGGGACCGCAATGGCGCAGCAACACCTGCGCAATATCCTGGCCTACCTCGATGTGGCCACCATGGGCCAACCCGAGGTCTTTCTCCAGAACAACGAGGGATTTTTTGATGAAAACGGCAATATTGGTGCCCCCAGCAGGGACTTCCTCCAAGGATGGATGGATCGCTTCGTTGCCTGGGTGAAACGCCAGGTTGACTGA
- the coaD gene encoding pantetheine-phosphate adenylyltransferase, protein MKGIYAGSYDPPTNGHVWMIEQGARLFSKFYVAVGQNSQKEYTFSLDERMQMLEEICAHHRNIEVVHFENKFLVKYAESIGVDYILRGIRNEKDYTYERGMRYVNSNMNNGIQTLFMMSPRQLVEVSSSLVKGLIGSEDWEMVVREYVPDIVYYKMLSKFGRLHLRSTRRRILERI, encoded by the coding sequence ATGAAAGGAATCTACGCTGGAAGTTACGACCCGCCTACTAACGGACATGTGTGGATGATCGAACAGGGAGCGCGGCTGTTCAGCAAATTCTATGTGGCTGTCGGTCAAAATTCCCAAAAGGAATACACCTTTTCCCTCGATGAACGGATGCAGATGCTTGAAGAGATCTGTGCTCACCACCGCAATATTGAAGTGGTTCACTTCGAAAACAAATTTTTGGTCAAATACGCCGAGTCCATTGGCGTTGATTACATTCTGCGCGGTATCCGTAACGAAAAAGACTATACCTACGAGCGCGGTATGCGTTACGTCAACAGCAACATGAACAACGGCATTCAAACCCTGTTCATGATGTCGCCACGGCAACTTGTCGAGGTCAGCTCATCCCTGGTCAAGGGCCTGATCGGCTCCGAGGACTGGGAGATGGTAGTCCGGGAATATGTCCCGGATATTGTCTATTACAAGATGCTCAGTAAGTTCGGTCGCCTCCACCTTCGCTCAACCCGTCGGAGAATACTTGAAAGAATCTGA